The Aureispira anguillae genome contains a region encoding:
- a CDS encoding T9SS-dependent M36 family metallopeptidase: protein MERFPLFMLSILLNTSILLAQTPSTIIQQFLEEHYIEQALSLEDISNWVITSQHRSSTSGVLHVYIQQQYQGIKVSNGLANFAIKDKQVLSMGNRLVSNLQQKVNATHPKIQPRQAIELAAQHLGIRSPKHLKLQKTIHQQSFIYNTGGISIEDIPVQLMYYANSDTEMKLVWELSIYTLDAQHWWSVCIDAQNGDLIHKNDWVVHCNFDHSAIAKSPSNSYKLSALDNCHTPPTVLQPDQYQVFALPVESPIHGSRSTLSNPANLLASPYGWHDTNGISGAEHTITQGNNAYAYEDSLGNNIPGFSPDGGPLLEFNFPYNPNLAPSANKSAAISNLFYMVNTMHDIWYHYGFDDTSGNFQFNNYGRGGLGGDPVLAEAQDGSAFNTASFATPADGYSPRLQMHLWNINAGDYLTVNSPASIAGSYHAGSATFGPLPPSSPIIADLVLVEDNIPPIYNGCETIVNSTQVNGKIAIIRDDAYCTTEDKILAAQNAGALAVIIISQFHAPLHYINGTNSSILIPSIRISKSDGDSLTTKMATSSVNVSIHASTTNSYPEDSDFDNGLIAHEYGHGITKRLTGGAANPNCLNNAEQMGEGWSDWFALMLTMESGDQATDPRGIANYSSRRATTGQGIRPAPYSTDFAINPYTYGASNNIHQISEPHGIGFIFATVLWDLNWALIAQYGGSPDPDLYNGTGGNNIAMNLIIESLKLQPCNPGMLDGRDAILKADSILYNNVHKCLIWNVFATRGFGYSASQGSATSRSDQVEAFDLPIQCQIPITAPSATFYYTSNTPCSQTVSFRDNSTRVPQSWLWYFGDGDSSTLQHPVHTYPSEGTYTVRLISSNTVGRDTIDQLISIAPPPAPIAHSIEICAGDTAYIPAIATGIIQWKNQNNVVVHTGDSLMISNSSTAQTYYVENMIIPSSLYIGPLNKNIGIGAYLPNNSYHGALNFTANQSIEIVSAWVFSNSSGPRTFYLVDGVNTDGSLPSGSDIIEQVTVDLNGGPQRIFLNLTVPDSGVYNIGTNHSGFFYNTSGVTYPYEIEHYMTIDSSSSNIAPNHYYYALYDLEIREPSCISAADTVTVSPLNSNFSYTVNNGTVDFTDFSVGATSWHWSFGDNQSSTLQNPSHSYALSGNYTVSLTINNGACSSTRNFSVIVGLTDIKKPSSQIVISPNPATKSANVILKGKIGGDLNIRLIDVTGKVLKTEILPEGEALLNVDLSDLPAAVYFVQIQSKAFTETKKLILR from the coding sequence CCCTAAGCTTAGAAGATATATCCAATTGGGTGATTACGAGCCAGCATAGATCTAGTACAAGTGGTGTTTTACATGTTTATATCCAACAACAATATCAAGGGATAAAAGTATCCAATGGACTTGCTAACTTTGCCATCAAAGACAAGCAAGTACTCAGTATGGGCAATCGCCTAGTGAGCAATTTACAACAAAAGGTCAATGCTACCCATCCCAAAATTCAGCCTCGTCAAGCCATTGAACTGGCTGCACAACATTTAGGCATTCGCTCTCCCAAGCATTTAAAACTACAAAAAACAATTCATCAACAATCCTTTATTTATAATACAGGCGGCATTTCTATTGAGGATATTCCTGTACAACTGATGTATTATGCCAATTCCGACACAGAAATGAAACTCGTTTGGGAGCTCTCTATTTATACGTTAGATGCGCAACATTGGTGGTCGGTATGCATTGATGCCCAAAATGGTGATTTAATTCATAAAAATGATTGGGTCGTTCATTGCAATTTTGACCATTCTGCTATTGCTAAATCGCCCTCCAATAGCTATAAACTGTCTGCATTAGACAACTGTCACACTCCCCCAACCGTTCTTCAGCCCGATCAATACCAAGTATTTGCACTCCCAGTAGAAAGTCCCATTCATGGTAGTCGTTCTACGCTAAGTAACCCTGCAAATTTGTTAGCATCTCCGTATGGCTGGCACGATACCAATGGAATCAGTGGCGCAGAACACACCATTACCCAAGGAAATAATGCATACGCCTACGAGGATTCACTGGGTAATAATATACCTGGATTTAGTCCTGATGGAGGGCCTCTTTTAGAATTTAATTTCCCTTATAATCCCAACCTTGCCCCTAGTGCTAATAAGTCTGCTGCTATCAGTAATTTATTTTATATGGTTAATACCATGCATGACATCTGGTACCACTATGGTTTTGATGATACGAGTGGTAATTTTCAATTCAACAACTATGGTCGTGGCGGTCTTGGAGGCGACCCTGTGCTTGCAGAAGCACAAGATGGTAGTGCCTTTAATACAGCCAGTTTTGCAACGCCTGCTGATGGATACAGCCCTAGATTACAGATGCATTTATGGAATATCAACGCAGGGGATTATCTTACCGTAAACAGCCCCGCCAGTATTGCTGGTAGTTATCATGCAGGGAGCGCCACCTTTGGCCCCCTTCCCCCTAGTTCCCCTATTATAGCGGACTTAGTTTTGGTAGAAGATAATATCCCCCCAATCTATAACGGCTGTGAAACCATTGTAAATAGTACGCAAGTTAATGGCAAAATTGCGATCATTCGTGATGATGCTTATTGCACCACAGAAGATAAAATCTTAGCCGCACAAAATGCAGGAGCTTTAGCCGTTATTATAATCAGCCAATTTCACGCTCCACTCCATTATATCAATGGAACCAATAGTAGCATCCTTATTCCTTCAATCCGCATTTCAAAAAGTGATGGAGATTCCCTCACTACTAAAATGGCAACAAGTTCTGTTAATGTCTCTATCCATGCCAGTACAACAAATAGTTATCCTGAAGATAGCGATTTTGACAATGGCTTAATTGCTCACGAATATGGGCATGGTATTACCAAACGACTAACAGGAGGAGCAGCCAATCCCAACTGCCTTAATAATGCTGAACAAATGGGAGAAGGTTGGAGTGATTGGTTTGCCCTTATGCTAACGATGGAGAGTGGCGACCAAGCTACAGATCCAAGGGGAATTGCAAACTATTCATCCAGACGAGCCACCACAGGGCAAGGTATTCGTCCAGCGCCTTATTCTACCGACTTTGCCATCAATCCGTATACTTATGGTGCTTCCAATAATATCCATCAAATATCCGAACCTCACGGAATTGGTTTTATTTTTGCGACTGTACTTTGGGATCTAAACTGGGCTTTAATTGCCCAATATGGAGGAAGTCCTGACCCTGACTTATACAATGGTACAGGGGGGAATAATATTGCCATGAATTTGATCATCGAATCCCTAAAATTACAACCTTGTAACCCAGGTATGCTTGATGGTCGAGATGCTATTTTGAAAGCAGACTCAATACTGTATAATAACGTTCATAAATGTTTGATTTGGAATGTATTTGCGACTAGGGGATTTGGCTATAGTGCTAGCCAAGGCAGCGCTACTAGTCGTAGCGATCAAGTAGAAGCCTTTGATTTACCCATCCAGTGTCAAATACCAATAACGGCTCCTTCTGCAACATTTTATTATACGAGCAACACCCCTTGTTCCCAAACCGTTTCTTTCAGAGATAACAGTACCCGTGTTCCTCAATCTTGGTTGTGGTATTTTGGAGATGGAGATAGTTCTACTCTCCAACATCCTGTGCATACTTATCCTTCTGAAGGAACATATACCGTTCGGTTAATCAGCTCCAATACAGTGGGTCGTGATACCATCGATCAATTAATAAGCATTGCTCCTCCCCCTGCTCCTATTGCGCACTCTATCGAAATTTGTGCAGGAGATACGGCTTATATTCCTGCAATTGCTACAGGAATTATTCAATGGAAAAACCAAAATAATGTCGTTGTTCATACTGGTGATAGTTTGATGATTTCCAATAGCTCGACAGCGCAGACTTATTATGTAGAAAATATGATCATTCCTAGCTCGTTATACATTGGCCCTTTGAATAAAAATATTGGTATAGGTGCTTATTTGCCCAATAATTCTTATCATGGGGCACTTAATTTTACGGCGAACCAAAGCATTGAAATTGTATCGGCTTGGGTCTTTTCCAATAGTTCAGGACCTCGTACCTTTTATCTAGTAGATGGGGTCAATACAGATGGTTCCCTTCCTTCTGGTTCTGACATTATAGAACAAGTTACTGTCGACCTAAATGGTGGCCCTCAACGGATTTTTTTAAATTTAACGGTTCCTGATTCTGGTGTTTATAATATAGGGACTAATCATTCGGGCTTCTTCTATAATACTTCTGGAGTAACTTATCCCTATGAAATAGAACATTATATGACCATAGACAGTTCTTCTAGTAATATTGCCCCTAATCATTATTATTATGCGCTATATGATTTAGAGATTCGAGAACCATCCTGTATTTCAGCAGCCGATACAGTTACGGTTAGCCCGTTAAATAGCAATTTTTCTTATACCGTTAATAATGGCACGGTTGATTTTACGGATTTTTCAGTAGGTGCAACAAGTTGGCATTGGAGTTTTGGAGACAACCAAAGCTCTACTCTGCAAAACCCCAGCCACAGTTATGCCTTATCAGGCAATTATACCGTATCGCTAACCATCAATAATGGTGCTTGTTCCAGCACTCGAAACTTCTCTGTTATTGTTGGGCTAACCGATATTAAAAAGCCTTCTTCTCAAATTGTAATTTCACCCAATCCTGCTACAAAGTCGGCTAATGTTATTTTAAAAGGCAAGATTGGGGGGGATTTAAACATCCGCCTAATAGACGTTACGGGCAAGGTTCTAAAAACAGAAATACTGCCAGAAGGCGAAGCTCTATTAAATGTAGACTTATCAGATTTGCCTGCTGCTGTTTATTTTGTACAAATTCAAAGCAAAGCCTTTACTGAAACTAAAAAATTGATCCTCCGTTAA
- a CDS encoding universal stress protein, with the protein MKPIKRILYPTDFSAMAIIGYKYCLNLARQLGARIDVLHVYRIDLGVPVNDLIAYKMIDERKRSAQLKLGSFAHLQKTGEQDLTEGLDIHAHTSVGMPEDEIIAFSKENDIDLIVMPTKGEHNILESLFGSVTTAVAGLAECPVLIVPEQVAYRPIADIAYATDLSVENINRVEIPLALAKLLQANLHYVHIYNKEKALAGEVDELLTANTDGVEVLFHELEGGTVQEGMKHFLNEKSIDLLMAYSPPKNFFERLFRLSTTRHLLEQISCPLLVMR; encoded by the coding sequence ATGAAACCAATAAAAAGAATACTTTATCCAACAGATTTTTCGGCAATGGCAATAATTGGTTATAAATACTGCCTAAATCTAGCTCGCCAATTGGGCGCAAGGATAGATGTTTTGCATGTTTATCGTATTGATCTTGGTGTTCCTGTAAATGACCTTATTGCCTATAAAATGATTGATGAGCGGAAAAGAAGTGCCCAACTAAAATTAGGAAGCTTTGCTCATCTGCAAAAAACAGGGGAGCAAGACTTGACCGAGGGGCTTGATATTCATGCACATACTTCTGTTGGTATGCCAGAAGATGAAATTATAGCATTCAGTAAGGAAAATGATATTGATTTGATTGTTATGCCAACAAAAGGCGAACATAATATTCTAGAAAGTTTGTTTGGTAGTGTGACGACAGCGGTTGCTGGACTTGCGGAATGTCCAGTGTTGATCGTTCCTGAGCAAGTAGCATATCGTCCCATTGCGGATATTGCTTATGCAACAGATTTGAGTGTAGAAAATATAAATAGAGTAGAAATTCCTTTGGCTTTGGCAAAACTCCTGCAAGCAAACTTACATTATGTACATATTTATAACAAAGAAAAGGCACTAGCTGGAGAAGTGGATGAATTGTTAACCGCTAATACAGACGGGGTAGAAGTCTTGTTTCACGAATTGGAAGGAGGGACGGTACAAGAGGGAATGAAGCATTTTTTAAATGAAAAAAGCATTGATTTATTGATGGCTTATAGCCCTCCTAAAAACTTTTTCGAACGCTTGTTTAGATTGAGTACAACTCGCCATTTATTAGAACAAATTTCTTGTCCTTTGTTGGTTATGCGATAA
- a CDS encoding T9SS-dependent choice-of-anchor J family protein, whose amino-acid sequence MRQVFLYTLFLCLFQVFCHAQCTNPVTSVTANFNNNSTPPCWTLSPSHLTSVANSNIRSRNNNVDQYIILPRTTNARGVLEFDCARETYTGTLIINVGVMSSPNNPSSFINRQTIHISSFQNVWTHQTVNLSSYTGSYQYVAIKFTRSTVNPYGIMRFDNFVYNSLCTPSYNLYERDTICSGDSYTFPDGSTQNNIMSQVVYTSNLQTVGNGCDSIITTTLSVNPTYQIHQNAAICAGDSYTFPNGTTLNNITNAVVDTSMLTTFGNGCDSIVITTLSINPTYTINQNVPICAGDSYTFPNGITLNNITNAVVDTSMLTTFGNGCDSIVITTLSINPTYTINQNATICAGDSYTFPNGTTLNNITNAVVDTSILQTVGNGCDSIVITTLSINPTYTINQNATICAGDSYTFPNGTTLNNITNAIVDTSIFQTVGNGCDSLIITTLSINPTYTINQNATICTGDSYTFPNGTTLNNITNAIVDTSIFQTFGNGCDSLIITTLSINPTYTINQNATICTGDSYTFPNGTTLHNITSAIVDTSILQTVGNGCDSIVVTTLNITTIDLGTTLAGITLSSNQPAASYQWLDCNNSNAAILGATAASFTPMASGDYAVKITVNNCVDTSACTNVIVSTIHSINDMELEIYPNPASSSLTINKNHLEIQKVQIIDMMGKLVSNNKLIGNKIDIQSLTNGTYVLKLMTDKGPIQHIFIKK is encoded by the coding sequence ATGAGACAAGTTTTTTTATATACTTTATTCCTTTGTTTATTCCAAGTATTTTGCCATGCCCAATGTACCAACCCTGTGACCTCTGTCACTGCCAATTTTAATAACAACAGTACTCCCCCTTGTTGGACTTTATCTCCTTCCCACCTAACTTCTGTTGCTAATTCTAACATTAGATCCAGAAATAACAATGTTGACCAATACATTATTTTACCCAGAACAACCAATGCTAGAGGGGTTTTAGAATTTGATTGTGCTCGTGAAACCTACACAGGTACTTTAATCATAAATGTAGGGGTTATGAGCAGCCCTAACAATCCCTCATCATTTATCAATAGGCAAACCATTCATATCTCTAGTTTTCAAAATGTTTGGACGCACCAAACGGTTAATCTTTCTTCCTATACTGGGTCATACCAATATGTAGCTATTAAATTTACCCGTAGTACTGTGAATCCTTATGGTATTATGAGGTTTGACAACTTTGTCTACAACAGTCTATGTACTCCTTCTTATAACCTTTATGAACGTGATACTATTTGCTCAGGTGATAGTTATACCTTCCCTGATGGTTCTACTCAGAATAATATAATGAGCCAAGTTGTTTATACTAGCAATTTACAGACGGTTGGAAATGGCTGTGATAGTATTATCACAACGACACTTAGTGTAAACCCTACTTACCAGATCCATCAAAACGCTGCCATCTGTGCAGGCGATAGCTACACTTTTCCCAATGGCACCACTTTAAATAACATCACCAATGCCGTTGTTGACACCAGTATGCTAACAACTTTTGGAAATGGATGCGATAGTATTGTTATTACGACACTTAGTATCAATCCTACTTATACCATCAACCAAAACGTTCCCATTTGTGCAGGCGACAGCTATACCTTTCCCAATGGTATCACTTTAAATAACATCACCAATGCTGTTGTTGACACCAGTATGCTAACAACTTTTGGAAATGGGTGCGATAGTATCGTTATTACGACACTTAGCATCAATCCCACTTATACCATCAACCAAAACGCTACTATTTGTGCAGGCGACAGCTATACTTTTCCCAATGGCACCACTTTAAATAACATCACCAATGCCGTTGTTGATACCAGCATTCTTCAAACTGTTGGAAATGGCTGTGATAGTATTGTTATTACGACACTTAGTATCAATCCCACTTATACCATCAACCAAAACGCTACTATTTGCGCAGGCGATAGTTACACCTTTCCTAATGGCACCACTTTAAATAACATTACCAATGCCATTGTTGATACCAGTATTTTCCAAACTGTTGGAAATGGATGCGATAGTCTTATTATTACGACACTTAGCATCAATCCTACTTATACCATCAACCAAAATGCTACTATCTGCACAGGCGATAGTTACACCTTTCCTAATGGCACCACTTTAAATAACATTACCAATGCCATTGTTGATACCAGTATTTTCCAAACTTTTGGAAATGGATGCGATAGTCTTATTATTACGACACTTAGCATCAATCCTACTTATACCATCAACCAAAATGCTACTATCTGCACAGGCGATAGTTACACCTTTCCTAATGGCACCACTTTACATAACATCACCAGTGCCATTGTTGATACCAGCATTCTTCAAACTGTTGGAAATGGATGTGATAGTATTGTTGTTACGACCCTTAATATTACCACAATAGACCTTGGTACTACCTTAGCAGGTATAACGCTATCGTCTAATCAACCTGCTGCAAGTTACCAATGGTTGGACTGTAACAATTCTAATGCCGCTATCTTGGGTGCTACTGCTGCCTCATTTACTCCAATGGCTAGTGGTGATTATGCTGTTAAGATCACGGTCAATAACTGCGTAGACACCTCCGCCTGCACCAATGTAATTGTATCCACCATTCACTCCATCAATGACATGGAATTAGAGATCTATCCTAATCCTGCAAGTAGTTCATTGACGATTAATAAGAACCATCTAGAGATTCAAAAAGTACAAATCATTGACATGATGGGTAAGCTTGTAAGCAACAACAAACTCATTGGCAATAAGATTGACATTCAATCATTGACCAATGGAACATATGTACTAAAATTAATGACCGACAAAGGGCCTATCCAGCATATTTTTATCAAAAAATAA
- a CDS encoding SDR family oxidoreductase, with amino-acid sequence MDLNLTGKNALVCGSTQGIGKAAALELAQMGASVTLVARNEERLQEALTDLDRSKGQQHDYLCADFSSPETLATKLGAYLANDKTIHILINNTGGPPGGPIAVAGIDQFRAAFEMHLICNHILVTAVKEGMQKAGYGRIINVISTSVKQPLNGLGVSNTIRGAVANWAKTMANELGIHGITVNNVLPGATNTVRLQSIIENKAQKQGKTIEEVSQAMKSTVPAGRFAEANEVANAIAFLASPAAAYINGINVPVDGGRTKCL; translated from the coding sequence ATGGACTTAAACTTAACTGGCAAAAATGCGCTTGTTTGTGGAAGCACACAAGGGATTGGCAAAGCCGCTGCATTAGAATTGGCTCAAATGGGAGCTAGTGTTACGTTGGTTGCTCGTAATGAAGAGCGCCTTCAAGAAGCCCTCACTGATTTGGATCGCTCTAAAGGTCAGCAACACGATTATCTATGTGCAGATTTTTCAAGCCCTGAAACCTTAGCAACAAAGTTGGGGGCTTATTTAGCCAATGATAAAACCATTCATATTCTTATCAATAATACAGGAGGCCCTCCAGGTGGTCCGATTGCGGTTGCAGGTATTGATCAATTTAGAGCAGCATTTGAGATGCATCTAATTTGTAATCATATTTTGGTTACAGCAGTAAAAGAAGGGATGCAAAAAGCAGGCTACGGTCGTATTATTAATGTTATTTCTACCTCTGTAAAACAACCTTTAAATGGCTTAGGTGTTTCCAATACCATTCGTGGTGCTGTTGCTAATTGGGCAAAAACAATGGCCAATGAATTAGGTATCCATGGGATCACGGTGAATAACGTATTGCCAGGCGCAACCAATACGGTTCGTCTTCAATCCATCATTGAAAACAAAGCTCAAAAACAAGGTAAAACAATTGAAGAAGTCAGCCAAGCAATGAAAAGCACTGTTCCAGCAGGACGTTTTGCAGAAGCAAATGAAGTCGCTAATGCTATTGCATTTTTGGCCTCTCCAGCAGCAGCTTATATCAACGGTATTAATGTACCTGTTGACGGTGGACGTACTAAATGCCTATAA
- a CDS encoding universal stress protein: MKNILTATDFSITANKAIDYALMIAKGQRTSVGLKLLNVYHISEELAPIISEQHIKKLSRHELFDITLYKHLQDLPQNIDLEGVIRKGPIVPTILQEAKEGKADFIVLGRNGHSGIKDWLIGSTTTQLINKSEVPVIVIPKMAAVKPPKKIALAIDDRFVPSHETLAPLYDMVDRFNTELILFHVEQETPHSNTHKETAIQIARKGYQINLYKMDSEHTGDALIALAEQHQVDLLCIIKHDYTAWERMLHKSTTTSVASNSPLPFMILHDKL, encoded by the coding sequence ATGAAAAATATACTAACAGCTACTGATTTTTCTATAACAGCCAATAAGGCGATTGATTATGCCTTAATGATAGCAAAAGGTCAACGAACATCTGTTGGATTAAAGTTACTAAACGTTTATCATATAAGCGAAGAACTAGCCCCTATTATATCGGAACAACATATTAAAAAATTATCTAGACACGAGTTATTTGATATTACACTTTATAAACATCTGCAAGATCTACCCCAAAATATCGACCTAGAAGGGGTTATTAGAAAGGGGCCCATTGTTCCTACTATTTTGCAAGAAGCAAAAGAAGGAAAAGCAGATTTTATTGTTCTAGGAAGAAATGGTCATTCGGGAATCAAAGATTGGTTGATTGGCAGCACAACCACACAACTTATCAACAAAAGTGAAGTGCCCGTTATTGTGATCCCCAAAATGGCTGCTGTCAAGCCTCCTAAAAAGATTGCGTTAGCTATAGATGATCGTTTTGTTCCTTCTCACGAAACGCTAGCACCGCTTTATGATATGGTGGATCGCTTTAATACAGAATTAATTTTATTTCATGTAGAACAAGAGACCCCACATTCAAATACCCATAAAGAAACTGCGATCCAGATTGCTCGAAAAGGCTATCAAATCAACTTATACAAAATGGACTCGGAACATACTGGCGATGCCTTAATTGCATTGGCAGAACAACATCAAGTAGATTTACTTTGCATCATCAAACATGATTATACGGCTTGGGAACGCATGTTGCACAAAAGCACAACAACTTCTGTTGCTTCTAATAGTCCTTTGCCATTCATGATTTTACACGATAAATTATAA